The DNA segment CATAATCCTTTTTTTTCTACGTAAAGACGTCAACCAGTCTAAACAGCAACTTGGTTTTCTTCTAAATAAATTAGTAGCTTCTTTTCCTCGTAAGGGCAAGATAGGTATACTGTTAGTTCCAGATTCGAGTCGAGGTAAATATAACGTATACAGGTATACAGTTTTAACCCTTAAACCGGACTCTTAATCtcaattgaattattttacttaacgttGATTTTTACCCAATtagtaaatgaaaataattacattgatatatattaaataattataagtttaaacttgcggaggGCAGCAGCAGCCTCGATAatcccacttaagggttaaatcaaGCCACTCGAATGTTTTGAAATATCTCGTTGACGGTGTAAAAATTGTTTCAGGTAAAAGTCGAATGATGTCGGGGGCCATAGAATCTGATGTAAGTAAGCTTTAGTCATCTAGTCATCGtttgcatattttttttttttagcaatACTCACTCTCTGGAGTGATTCTCTTGGTCGCTGCTGTAAGCACTCTCATTGTCGCTGCTGTTCTCGTCGTACAAATAAATTTCGCTGCCGCTGGTGCTACCTGTGCTCCCGGGAGGATGGGACGCCAACTGCGACGGAATAGGTGGAAGCGTGGCCGCGGTCGGCGGGCCGCAATGCGGTGGCAAAGCCGGAATGGCTGGATTCCCTAGGAAACTGTGAGCCTCGTACATGTACTGACGGTTCATCATGTCCAGTTCGATATTGTCCATGGAATACATCTCGAAGATACTATTTTCTCTCTTCTCTCGGTTAAAATATCAACGGACGCTGTAGGCTTCGACCCTTTATGATTATCAAATCGTAGGTCATTAGACTAGAATCGTTGACTAGACGAAGATACACGGGTAAAGGCGACTCTATCGCGTCATACTCGCAAAGTGTTCCCAATCGATCGCTTCCAACTCGTACATTTCATAGAGGAGCTCGAGACTCGTTCTAcgaataaattatataaataaataaactttcGAAGCCTCTTCCGATAGACCACTTGGACAAGCTTGGCAATTTCCGATGATCCTCGGTTTACACTTGAAATTAGCAGATCTTCACCACCGGAATTCCTGTCCGCGCACCCTTGATCACGTCCCGAGGATCTACAGATCCTATCAACGCCACGTGACCCCGGCGCGTGCTACGAAATGCTTCTAAACACCGGCACGTGTCGGCAGGAGACGAGGACACGTGTCCAGATTTGTCGAAACACTTATCGGTGTGTCGGACCTGAGTAAATCGGGATCCTTCCGGGGAATGGCACCAGATCCAAAGTACTCCGAGAGGATCGTCTTCATCCTCGATTCTCGTCTCGAACGTTCAGCAACTCGATCCAACGGTTGAACAAATATTCTTTTTCGCTAACATCGTTGTTCTCCTTTCTGATCGTTCGTTCTCATTGTTTGCAGGTTGGATTCAGCGTTTGCGGAAAGCGCGAGACAGCCGCGCTCGATAATTCTGTTTCTCGATAGATTCGTGGCAGAATTCTGGCACACTATGTCGCGTTTGCAGATTGATTTTCACCGTCAGACGAAATCGGTCACCGACTCTCGACTGGACATTTTGCTTCGAACGATGTTGCACGACTGAGAGAGAAAAGCGTGTGGAAGGCGGAAGCCATTCCCGGGGTTGAAAACCCAGCTACCAACCCCATTCGTCGAGCTGCCCGCTGGCGGAGCCTGCCTACCCCTGGTTGCCGGGCTGCTGGTTCCGCCTCTTCATCGATTCGATAAGGAAACCTCTGGAGACTCCCGTTGTCGGATAAATGAAAAGTCGTAGGAAACTAACGCAAATTCGAGGAAATTTCATGCAGTTGACTTTTCCTCGACTTTTCTTATACGAGGGATTCTCCAGTGAAATTCTATGGAAAAGAGATCCCGCAATCAGAGAGTGTCTAGGTATTCACCCTGATAGACGTCTCACTTGGAAAAAACGTACTTTCACCAAACGTAAACAACTCAATTTCCTGACAAGTAAAATGTATTGGCTAATAGTGCTTATTTAGAAGGCAACAATAAAATCGATATGGACCGCCAGCAATTTGAACATAGAGATACTCCAAAGATTTCGGTCCAAAATATTAAGAATAATCGTAAACGTATCTTGGCAAACGAGACACTTCATCAAGACCTTAGAATACAAACTGTGAAAGAAGAAATTATGAGATTTAGTACGAACTACATGGACAGATTGGAAATTCATCCAAATCTTCAAGCTGCCAATCTCCTGGATAACGGACAACAAAAACGTAGACTTAAAAGGCATCATCGTTTTTCCAATAGCACAAATCCATAGTATACAGAGGAACACATGAAGTGTTACTCTCATTAAGAGCCTGAACTCACAGCTTATTTGCTTATAATCTGCTAAAAGCagattgattgcaaatacccacgGAAGTTCAACGGAATTCAACTTATCTTTGGCGTTTATCCGGATCGATTGAGTACCATGAAAAAATGgattaaaaatattcttcgaaaggcGAAACGAACGGTCCAGAGACATGAAAACTAAGCTTGGTAAACATTACAGCGAGTCTGCATCTTCGATTAGAACGGCCTTTAAgtgatttaataatattttacaattgaCCATTTAACCACACGTCACACGCTGAACGTTCCTTTCTTGAGGTTACTCCAGAAGTTGTTGACAAAGTCCACGATCGATGACGAAACAGCGAAAAGAAGGTGTGTGAAATTGTTATGGATACCTCGAATGATCGCGTATGTAATACCTTGCACGAACGTTTGCGAATGAACAAATTATCCTTAAGATGGGTGTAGCGTTtgctcacactgaatcagtttgATCCCTAAACAAGAGAcactttaattaaaaaaagtaaCAGTGCGTATGAATGTTTGTTGATTTGATAACTGATTGCACCTGTTTGAAACAAGTTCTCACGATGGTCTCGGTTCGATTCATCCCCGCGTAAGGCAATTATATTGCCTACGATAAATGTTGCACGATACTCGCATTGCAATTTTGCTATTTCTGTCCACGTGACGTGCCGCGCCGCGACGGTTCCGGGAAGCATATTGTCGCGACAGACTGtgctattaaataataaaattctgcGACATATAATAACGCACTAGAAATCAGATGGAACCTGTTACGGAGACGCATAATTACACGTTACCGCGGTAGGGCCAAATGTTGCCGAAGCGGTTAACCCTCGATGTACCCTTGCGCACCGTTTCTAGTGCACGTGCACGGCACGTGCTCCTAATTTCCTTTTCTATTGCACCTTTGATTCATGGATAGCCTTTTTACAGACAATCGAGATTAACCATGAAATTGCAAAAGTTTCAAGGTTTCTTTCCACCATCGATTCTAGTATGGTTACATTTGAATCGATTCtttttttggtaattatttagattatGGACGGTACCTCCGATTTCGGtgatttttgaatatgttatagaaatcaacattttaaacaactttttcctatacatgtaactgccgctcggccttagttttcgagatattttcgaaaaactgtCGAAACTAATTCTGCCTAATCGTGTGCATCCGTGTTACACTTCACGTGTTAGTATGTGATCGCCGCTTTTCTACTGTTTTGCAGGCAGCGGCACGTCGACCAATGACCATTCGAAACCGTGTGTACTTCTGGAAATAATACAAAATGAAATTAtacgaatatttaaatatatgtaataattataatgatttaattgattttttaattgaaaaaaaagTGATCCATAATAGTATGTATTGCATGAAGTGTGGAAGTGAAAACCCAATGACATTTGACCGTAATAATTTAGTATTTAGGTGCCACAATTATTGctattttaaaaatcgaaattaGAAAAAAGTGAAAATAAACTGCAATTCAAAAATTAGCGCACTACGTAATACATGGTTTAGTGAAATACGTGCCTCTATTCAAGACATTTGTCGATTTATCGGCTACCATTTTATGATAAAACCACTGCGACAAGAATTTCTACAAAATGAACTAAATATATCATCGACGACAGCTGTAGACTGGGCCAGTTTTTGTCGTGAGTTGTGTACATTGTGGGTGGAAAAACATTCCGTTTCAATCGGTGGTGGAAATGAAGTCGTCGAGATTGATGAGGCCAAGATTGGGAAACGAAAATTTAATAAAGGACGACTTCTTACGGGCCAATAGATATTTGGAGGAATTGAACGTTCCAGTAAACGTGCCTTTATCGTGCCAGTTCCAGACAGATCATCAGACACCTTGCTAGATATCATTCGGAAATGGATCAAATCTGGGACCACCATTATATCCGATTGCTGGAAATCTTATGATTGCCTTCAAAAAGAAGAATATATCCATTTAAGAGTGAATTATAGAATAAACTTTGTAGATCCACAAACGAACGCGCACACACAAAATATCGAACGCTTGTGGCGAGAAACAAGGGTAAATATTCCAAGATATGGTACACGCCATAAACATTATGTTGGGTATTTAGCTGAATTTTTGTTCCGGCGGCAACACGGTTTTGATAatcgaataataaaattgtttgatattATGGCTGAAATATTTCCAACTGCAAATAGtgacaattaaatataaataaccaaattttacgattttttatttgAACCTGCGTGTGCCGGCTGCCGTGAGGCAGCCGGGAATGGAGAatagcctaacctaacctaatctaatattcctaatcaatgaattaggttaggttagagtCTAAGGTAATATTCTGGTCGCCTAACGGCGACCAGACATAAACTTCGATTCAAAATcactaaaattagttaaatttgatttttaagcccacccattatatatgtgtatatgtatTGGTGTCCGTCGGTGTGCTGCTGCCTGCAAAACAGTAGAAAAACGGCGATCGCATACTAACGCGTGAAGTGTAACACGGATGCACACGATTAGGCAGAATTAGTTTCGacagtttttcgaaaatatctcgaaaactaaggccgagcaGCGGTTAtgtgtataggaaaaagttgttcaaaatgttgatttctataacatattcaaaaatcatTGAAATCGGAAGTACCGTTcgtaatctaaataattaccctTTTTTTGATTCTGTTTCAATTTCACATAAAGCTGTTTGCAATTTGGAACtatcttcatttttttttttttgttaaacgaATCACTAAACGTATCAATTTCATGCAGATATTTGCTGAATTTGGCTGTAGACGCTCTagtgttattattattactgttaTTACAGTTGCGGATAAAATTAAATAGAGAGATAGGGGAACTagatataaatttgtttgaaaaaaCTTCAACTTTTCCAAAATAGAATAATTCTTAGAATAGAAAAGTTGAAAGTGAAAAGAAGTGTTATATCAGAACTAATTCGAGGCGGAAACGGTTTGGAAACGTTTTCTTTGACACGCCAACCGGACATAAAGTGCGATCCATTATCGATTTCCCACAAAATTTACTAAACGTAACTGTCGAGTTCGGATAATTAACATAGTGGCAATTAAGAGGGTTCCGTGCACTAGGATGAATTATTCGCTCCATCTGGTGTGCTGTTCCAGAGGAAATCAAGAAGACGATTTATCTGTTTCCCACGGATGCAATTTAGGGGAATCCTCTGATCTAGAACGCTATAAACGTACatcgtagaataaaattttttaacattaatatCGAAAAGATTAATCAACCTTGTTGAACGTTTAGAAATCCGTTGAAAGAAATCGATTTTCCTAGTAAACTTTCGATGATCGTTACCATTTAACAATCACTTTGTGGTTGTTTGCTAAGATGCAAGATCGTTTTTGCCAGAAGTCACGTTTAATTGagaagaaattctttttttaaattcagtTTACTTGGTCAAAATAATTGGTATGTAAAAAGATGAGGTCTCCCtttctattaaatatattaaattattaaggTTAACAACTGGCGAAGTATTTCTAGTATAATTTGAAGTCTGTCAACTAGGAGGGGGTTGAAAATGTTTGAAAGCCTCGCGGCTTCAGAAACTTGGGAGATAAAGTGGTTGTTTAACGATATTACTGCATCTTGTACGTACAGGTATCGATAAGCTTCTTTAACTTGGTTCgacgaataaatttgtttaaaaataacCAACTTGAATGTGAAAAGCGTCTCGGGGGGTTGTTGGACGCGCAGCGCAGGTGCAAAAGCTTGCGAGAGATGTGGTTATTGCGCAGAAATCGATTCGCGGATCGTAAACCGCAGCCTGTCTGGATCTAATCCGTAACGAAAATACTGGATCGGGACAGGTCCATTGTGCCATGGGATTTTTCATCCTCGAGATCGAGAGATAACCGAAGGGGATCGGATTTAAATGGCAAATCCCCCTAGGCACGTGTGCGCGCTTACACTCGATACAGACGAGGAATTAAGTGTGGcgaaaacgaagaaaaaaacCACCAACGCTTCTCTCCATTAAAAAACACTTATGTAGTTTCTTTCGTTAACCacgattttaatattcgaaTACCACTTTCGCGGAAGAAGAATTCAAGTTCTTCAGAATTttcatttttgtctcgaaaatgcAAAAGCTTCTAGCTACAGATCATTAGTTGCAATATAATAAAGTGGTATTTCGATATCGATGTGAAATTCTATTTGGACTGTCTGTTATTATTAACGGAGAGTTAGtcagaaataaaacaaaatttatgtTACGGGAATTACAAGTAGTTTCGCTAAccacaattttattattcgaatacCACTTTCGCGGAAGAAGAGTTCTAGTTCTTcagaattttcatttttctctcAATAATGCAAAAGCTTCTAGCTACAGATTATTAGTTGCAATATAATAAAGTGGTATTTCGATATCGATGTGAAATTCTATCTGGACTGTCTGTTATTATTAACGGAGAGTTagtcagaaataaaataaaatttatgttaCGGGAATTACAAGTAGTTTCGCTAACCacgattttaatattcgaaTACCACTTTCGCGGAAGAAGAGTTCTAGTTcttcagaatttttatttttgtctcgaaaatgcAAAAACTTCTAGCTACAGATCATTAGTTGCAATATAATAAAGTGGTATTTCGATATCGATGTGAAATTCTATCTGGACTGTCTGTTATTATTAACGGAGAGTTAGtcagaaataaaacaaaatttatgtTACGGGAATTACAAGTAGTTTTGCTAACcacaattttaatattcgaataCCACTTTCGCGGAAGAAGAGTTCAAATTCttcagaattttaatttttctctcgataaTGCAAAAGCTTCTAGCTACAGATCATTAGTTGCAATATAATAAAGTGGTATTTCGATATCGATGTGAAATTCTATTTGGACTGTCTGTTATTATTAACGGAGAGTTAGtcagaaataaaacaaaatttatgtTACGGGAATTACAAGTAGTTTCGCTAAccacaattttattattcgaatacCACTTTCGCGGAAGAAGAGTTCTAGTTCTTCAGAATTttcatttttgtctcgaaaatgcAAAAGCTTCTAGCTACAGATCATTAGTTGCAATATAATAAAGTGGTATTTCGATATCGATGTGAAATTCTATCTGGACTGTCTGTTATTATTAACGGAGAGTTAGtcagaaataaaacaaaatttatgtTACGGGAATTACAAGTAGTTTCGCTAAccacaattttattattcgaatacCACTTTCGCGGAAGAAGAGTTCTAGTTCTTcagaattttcatttttctctcAATAATGCAAAAGCTTCTAGCTACAGATTATTAGTTGCAATATAATAAAGTGGTATTTCGATATCGATGTGAAATTCTATCTGGACTGTCTGTTATTATTAACGGAGAGTTagtcagaaataaaataaaatttatgttaCGGGAATTACAAGTAGTTTCGCTAACCacgattttaatattcgaaTACCACTTTCGCGGAAGAAGAGTTCTAGTTcttcagaatttttatttttgtctcgaaaatgcAAAAACTTCTAGCTACAGATCATTAGTTGCAATATAATAAAGTGGTATTTCGATATCGATGTGAAATTCTATCTGGACTGTCTGTTATTATTAACGGAGAGTTAGtcagaaataaaacaaaatttatgtTACGGGAATTACAAGTAGTTTTGCTAACcacaattttaatattcgaataCCACTTTCGCGGAAGAAGAGTTCAAATTCttcagaattttaatttttctctcgataaTGCAAAAGCTTCTAGCTACAGATCATTAGTTGCAATATAATAAAGTGGTATTTCGATATCGATGTGAAATTCTATTTGGACTGTCTGTTATTATTAACGGAGAGTTAGtcagaaataaaacaaaatttatgtTACGGGAATTACAAGTAGTTTCGCTAAccacaattttattattcgaatacCACTTTCGCGGAAGAAGAGTTCTAGTTCTTCAGAATTttcatttttgtctcgaaaatgcAAAAGCTTCTAGCTACAGATCATTAGTTGCAATATAATAAAGTGGTATTTCGATATCGATGTGAAATTCTATCTGGACTGTCTGTTATTATTAACGGAGAGTTAGtcagaaataaaacaaaatttatgtTACGGGAATTACAAGTAGTTTCGCTAAccacaattttattattcgaatacCACTTTCGCGGAAGAAGAGTTCTAGTTCTTcagaattttcatttttctctcAATAATGCAAAAGCTTCTAGCTACAGATTATTAGTTGCAATATAATAAAGTGGTATTTCGATATCGATGTGAAATTCTATCTGGACTGTCTGTTATTATTAACGGAGAGTTagtcagaaataaaataaaatttatgttaCGGGAATTACAAGTAGTTTCGCTAACCacgattttaatattcgaaTACCACTTTCGCGGAAGAAGAGTTCTAGTTcttcagaatttttatttttgtctcgaaaatgcAAAAACTTCTAGCTACAGATCATTAGTTGCAATATAATAAAGTGGTATTTCGATATCGATGAAATTCTATCTGGACTGTCTGTTATTATTAACGGAGAGTTAGtcagaaataaaacaaaatttatgtTACGGGAATTACAAGTAGTTTTGCTAACcacaattttaatattcgaataCCACTTTCGCGGAAGAAGAGTTCAAATTCttcagaattttaatttttctctcgataaTGCAAAAGCTTCTAGCTACAGATCATTAGTTGCAATATAATAAAGTGGTATTTCGATATCGATGTGAAATTCTATCTGGACTGTCTATTATTATTAACGGAGAGTTagtcagaaataaaataaaatttatgttaCGGGAATTACAAGTAGTTTCGCTAACCacgattttaatattcgaaTACCACTTTCGCGGAAGAAGAGTTCTAGTTCTTCAGAATTttcatttttgtctcgaaaatgcAAAAGCTTCTAGCTCCAGATTATTAGTTGCAATATAATAAAGTGGTATTTCGATATCGATGTGAAATTCTATCTGGACTGTGTGTTATTATTGACGGTGTGTtggaaataaaataacatttatGCGATAAGGAATTGTAGAAAACTGGGCTCGAAAGATTGTTTACGAAACCTCGTCCCTTCTCCGAGGGACGAACCGTGTGTAACCGATTTTTCATGACACATCCTTGCACTCGGTAACCCATGTTCAACACCTGGTTATTCGACCCAGCCCCGGGAACATCCTGGTACCCGAAACGCGGCGCAGCCCCTAAGTGTCTATTAATTTATACGCAGCGGGAGTGTGAAATCGATTTACGCATGCTTTCGATTCAGTTTTTGGTTTCGATGGACCAACCACCCTACCCAACAGCGTTTCCTATCTTACAATGCAGTTCTCGAAACGAACTTTCATACGGATTAAATTTCGTCGCGAACGAGTATTATACATAGATCGTAAATCCAAACAAATTTCTACAACACTACTGCTTCGCATAGGAAAGGTCACGAGAGTTGAGAAATCATTAAGGAATAATAAAGAGTAGAAAACCAATATTAATCCCTTAGGTAtaccatttaattttatttaaatttgttcgtacgaggaatggccacgaaaaagaatagatttgttttacgaatacctcgcaaATGTAgaaatatgttgattttaacactagatttatggactgagccaatttgactcatttagaattttgtcgctatatatataaaaaacttgaatattattttttaataacatatgttggtttttaattccgtaat comes from the Colletes latitarsis isolate SP2378_abdomen chromosome 7, iyColLati1, whole genome shotgun sequence genome and includes:
- the Fer1 gene encoding 48 related 1, whose translation is MYSMDNIELDMMNRQYMYEAHSFLGNPAIPALPPHCGPPTAATLPPIPSQLASHPPGSTGSTSGSEIYLYDENSSDNESAYSSDQENHSRE